In Roseiconus lacunae, the following proteins share a genomic window:
- a CDS encoding phage portal protein — protein MSQTFKSQIVDQHGQNFRITVRSEREYQSLVANKHPTLQALYDVASDGGRNEEHWKMADGLSARAANSPSVRKRIRERARYEYANNGYAKGLAWTLSNDLIGSEVRVQFKSGESDLDRLLERRLMKWMRVTNLARKLRTGRVMRSVDGESMFLRQYSPRLKNKVKTSVRLCECDYFDDPMGREEENYTGGVHIDPLDGEPSRYTMMRTHPGDTFYADLATDTIDADDLFHWGRFERGDQVRFVSEMCQSLSLYAQARRLSLASLTAAETAAAIAAYFETQSMPLGEDGIPDYDNDFEALESMPIEHGTILGVPRGHKVSQIKAEQPTTTYPDFKGSIIDEAGRGQVAPSNISRGSAAGYNYSSVRADNQPYWSMQKTERFDLGNEGLDKIASWYFRDARLVYPEFRSIDPDDLPDHVWYFDGQPHIDEQKHADSLVTLVDAELMTKNEALLERGRDPEAHWDDIRQQRRRDAELDKIRIRTPSPRPSSDKQRQSSDDDSDSDQ, from the coding sequence ATGAGCCAGACTTTCAAGAGCCAAATTGTCGACCAGCATGGGCAAAACTTTCGCATCACCGTTCGCTCGGAACGCGAATACCAATCGCTGGTCGCAAACAAGCATCCGACGCTCCAGGCCTTGTACGACGTTGCCAGCGATGGCGGCCGGAATGAAGAGCATTGGAAGATGGCGGACGGACTGTCCGCCCGTGCTGCCAACAGCCCCAGCGTCAGAAAACGCATTCGCGAACGCGCCCGGTATGAATATGCCAACAACGGCTATGCCAAGGGCCTGGCGTGGACACTGTCCAACGACCTGATCGGCAGCGAAGTACGCGTCCAATTCAAATCGGGTGAATCCGACCTAGACCGACTGCTCGAACGTCGGTTGATGAAATGGATGCGTGTGACAAACCTGGCTCGCAAGCTTCGCACCGGCCGTGTGATGCGCAGCGTCGACGGCGAATCGATGTTCTTGCGTCAATACTCGCCGCGACTCAAGAACAAGGTCAAAACCTCAGTCCGCCTGTGCGAATGCGACTACTTCGATGATCCCATGGGACGCGAAGAGGAAAACTATACCGGTGGTGTCCACATCGACCCACTCGATGGCGAACCAAGCCGCTACACCATGATGCGCACCCATCCGGGTGACACGTTTTATGCGGACCTGGCCACCGACACGATCGACGCCGACGACTTGTTTCATTGGGGGCGTTTCGAACGTGGTGACCAGGTCCGCTTCGTCAGCGAAATGTGCCAAAGCTTGTCACTGTACGCGCAAGCTCGACGCCTGTCGCTCGCATCACTGACCGCCGCCGAAACCGCCGCCGCGATCGCCGCCTACTTCGAAACCCAATCAATGCCGCTCGGTGAAGACGGTATCCCTGACTACGACAACGACTTCGAAGCCCTCGAATCCATGCCGATCGAACACGGCACGATTCTAGGCGTCCCACGAGGTCACAAGGTCAGCCAGATCAAGGCCGAACAACCCACCACGACCTACCCGGACTTCAAAGGCTCCATCATCGATGAAGCCGGCCGCGGCCAGGTCGCACCATCAAACATCAGCCGCGGATCCGCAGCCGGCTACAACTATTCGTCCGTCCGCGCAGACAACCAACCCTACTGGTCGATGCAAAAGACCGAGCGTTTCGACCTCGGCAACGAAGGACTCGACAAAATCGCCAGCTGGTACTTCCGCGATGCCCGATTGGTGTACCCGGAATTCCGCTCGATCGATCCCGACGATTTACCAGATCACGTTTGGTACTTCGACGGCCAACCGCACATCGACGAACAAAAGCATGCCGACTCACTCGTCACGCTCGTCGACGCGGAACTGATGACCAAAAACGAAGCGTTACTCGAACGCGGCC
- a CDS encoding C1 family peptidase produces the protein MSEEKPSQEQDVAFDEYSHLVGGFDPDREDREQLEQTKAEPVVLMMGDLPEEVDPRNHPEAGKGFLRVENQGSIGSCQGNALTDCAEFCFFLVTGKVVQFSRMFAYLVSQMFDRLRGDRGSSLSAGTKAAKEVGFCPEDDAPYPNSYPGWGWVTDKMRKLAEKARLMSHTLPKSAMECKQFLGSGLGVLQIGISWGPAMQPDKYGCIRKFFTTRRDGGHSVVIVGYVTDATVGQRSTAGYWFLVKNSWGLRWGIKGYAYLDPAAVDQMLKHPWTVIIGRSDMETPTPRPIRVDFTKQSRFGRTSIELVIAAAIAITLAGSVIHAGPPSWFSPDVTEQADVTEQADVTEQADVTEQAASYRDLENNPAKGIQPVSCDCDCQAKLDGLAKRIAELEREVASIRSRLVEKAPPRVTKQAEPRVVVTMRSFKDGECPACARWMIAEAPKLRAKGIEVFEVKDIEGEPAPQLEFSVDNQTFQLKTGYFFAEQILKTIDTKR, from the coding sequence GTGAGCGAAGAAAAACCAAGCCAGGAACAGGACGTCGCGTTTGACGAGTACTCGCACTTGGTCGGCGGATTTGATCCGGACCGCGAAGATCGTGAGCAGCTGGAGCAAACGAAGGCTGAACCGGTGGTGTTGATGATGGGGGATCTGCCCGAGGAGGTTGACCCGCGAAATCATCCCGAGGCCGGCAAAGGTTTTTTGCGAGTCGAAAATCAGGGATCCATCGGTAGCTGCCAAGGCAACGCACTGACCGATTGTGCCGAGTTTTGTTTCTTCCTGGTCACCGGAAAGGTGGTGCAGTTCAGCCGGATGTTTGCGTACCTGGTTTCGCAAATGTTTGATCGGTTGCGCGGCGATCGCGGAAGTTCGCTGAGTGCCGGCACGAAGGCGGCAAAGGAAGTCGGATTCTGCCCCGAGGATGACGCGCCCTATCCGAACAGTTATCCCGGTTGGGGTTGGGTGACGGACAAGATGCGAAAGCTGGCGGAGAAAGCCCGCTTGATGTCGCACACGTTGCCCAAATCGGCGATGGAGTGCAAGCAGTTTCTGGGGTCCGGGCTTGGGGTGCTGCAGATCGGCATTTCCTGGGGGCCCGCCATGCAGCCAGACAAGTACGGCTGCATTCGCAAGTTCTTTACCACCCGGCGTGATGGCGGGCATAGCGTCGTGATCGTGGGTTACGTCACTGATGCGACCGTCGGACAACGCAGCACGGCCGGGTATTGGTTCTTGGTCAAGAACAGCTGGGGGCTGCGATGGGGAATCAAGGGGTACGCGTATTTGGATCCGGCAGCAGTCGACCAAATGCTGAAACATCCCTGGACGGTGATCATTGGCCGTAGCGATATGGAGACACCGACGCCGAGACCGATTCGCGTTGATTTCACAAAGCAAAGTCGATTCGGTCGCACCTCGATCGAACTAGTGATCGCGGCGGCGATCGCGATCACGTTGGCCGGTTCGGTGATCCATGCCGGGCCGCCCAGTTGGTTCTCGCCAGATGTGACCGAGCAGGCGGATGTGACTGAGCAGGCGGATGTGACTGAGCAGGCGGATGTGACTGAGCAGGCGGCCAGTTATCGAGATCTCGAGAACAACCCCGCGAAGGGCATCCAGCCGGTCAGTTGCGATTGTGATTGCCAGGCGAAGCTGGATGGGTTGGCCAAGCGGATCGCAGAGCTGGAGCGTGAAGTTGCGTCGATACGATCACGATTGGTTGAAAAGGCGCCGCCACGAGTGACGAAGCAAGCCGAGCCCCGGGTGGTCGTGACGATGCGCAGTTTCAAAGATGGGGAATGCCCCGCATGTGCTAGGTGGATGATTGCCGAAGCACCTAAGTTGCGAGCCAAGGGAATTGAGGTTTTCGAAGTCAAAGACATCGAAGGCGAGCCGGCACCGCAGTTGGAATTCAGCGTTGACAATCAAACGTTCCAGTTGAAAACCGGTTACTTCTTTGCCGAACAGATCCTCAAGACGATCGACACGAAGCGATGA
- a CDS encoding fatty acid desaturase CarF family protein has product MIWIQILAAWLLADFITGVFHWFEDRYLDDTQSLEFARGLATDNQLHHERPTAMLLSTHWQNMRSAAIVAWPLAMLAWSMGAPVWFWLGLAFAAFGNLVHRFAHEPRRKLPRWIRGLQEFGLFISREHHDSHHREMGRLIPKSRAAIAYCPMTDWVNPLLDRVQF; this is encoded by the coding sequence ATGATCTGGATTCAAATTCTTGCCGCATGGTTGCTGGCCGATTTTATCACCGGTGTTTTTCATTGGTTCGAGGATCGTTATTTAGACGATACCCAGTCGCTTGAATTCGCACGCGGATTGGCGACGGACAATCAATTGCACCACGAACGCCCGACGGCAATGTTGTTGTCGACGCATTGGCAAAACATGCGATCGGCCGCAATCGTCGCTTGGCCACTTGCCATGCTCGCGTGGTCGATGGGAGCGCCGGTGTGGTTCTGGTTGGGATTGGCATTTGCAGCGTTCGGGAACCTGGTTCACCGATTTGCACATGAGCCGAGACGAAAGCTACCGCGGTGGATTCGCGGCCTGCAGGAGTTCGGATTGTTTATCAGTCGCGAGCACCACGATTCGCATCATCGCGAAATGGGGCGGCTGATCCCCAAGAGCCGGGCGGCGATCGCGTATTGCCCTATGACCGATTGGGTCAATCCGCTGCTGGACCGCGTCCAATTCTGA